A genomic segment from Centroberyx gerrardi isolate f3 chromosome 22, fCenGer3.hap1.cur.20231027, whole genome shotgun sequence encodes:
- the nfx1 gene encoding transcriptional repressor NF-X1, with product MAEGSSDPPELNPDGTSHQKRNQHRSRRGRSKQKDDRNLSSNTYDPSQQYGHFHQGFKPPFVHDNSTYAMHYHPPYRQEDGGRGRGRGGGRGGGRGGPNGGGNRGLNGSFGGSDPWWQRPGGDHGPRSGNNRGFYQSGTSTMEGSDIDGPSWRREEMNRDLGHTSEDQDTRPKKPRKFSQESRRGEQDDKDVKGTQAAAEGRRSTDTKAENFPSETRERSQKSRRGPDANSHHDDPQKKYTEAKRRQGPIKPPKPPSQEETGSERGARGQDGSGHGRSSQDPARDEATWKAGRGQGRRTPLQDRGQRRTHHQDHKPGQRNWDRVPKSKETQTGCLIEQLSEEKYECMVCCDIIRLMAPVWSCQSCFHVFHLNCIKKWARSPASQADDSTEGWRCPACQNVALKHPTSYTCFCGKVTNPEWQRSEIPHSCGDMCGKKRSGADCNHPCNILCHPGPCPQCPAFITKACICGRTSQPMRCGQAAVLQCDKVCGAALNCDEHTCAQVCHSGACQPCQLQVQQVCYCGVTSRDVLCGTDKEGFDGSGHFSCQKPCGKMLDCEAHRCQQVCHRGPCQPCPLSPSLVKACPCGQTPLAKLLELGYAERQSCSDPIPSCGKTCSKPLACGSSDIIHMCEKLCHEGSCGPCSLTSTIRCRCGFKTKEVPCATIHNEDQLVFTCERRCNKKRSCGRHKCGELCCVSLEHKCPLICGYKLNCGLHRCQEPCHRGNCEPCWQSSFDELTCHCGLSVLYPPIACGTKPPECKNLCTRRHECDHPVFHNCHSEEKCPPCTYLTQKWCMGKHEQRSNIPCHLQDISCGLTCNKVLPCEMHHCRRICHRAECLAEGGCHQPCALPRPDCGHPCSAPCHKGSSCPRTSCTAKVALQCDCGRRKETVVCTEAANSYQRYAAIAMASKLSDMQLGDSVDIGQLITKKELKQTRLECDQECATLERNRRLAEALQIDSTADPFNIRSTSVYSDSLKEDARKDLKFVTEVEEEIKNLVELANKGKQPKRSHCFPPMNREHRKIVHELAETYGVESVSYDSEPKRNVVITAHKGKSACPNSTLTSLIERETTARAPPPIAHIKQHSSKAVTGSTWSKMVKEEPVIDYFDVQD from the exons ATGGCAGAGGGCTCCTCAG ACCCACCTGAGCTCAATCCAGATGGGACATCACATCAGAAGCGTAATCAACACAGATCCAGGAGGGGTCGGTCCAAACAGAAAGATGACAGAAACTTGAGTAGTAACACTTATGACCCTTCTCAGCAATATGGACATTTTCATCAGGGGTTTAAGCCCCCCTTTGTCCATGACAATTCAACTTATGCAATGCATTACCATCCTCCCTACCGGCAAGAGGATGGtggaagaggacgaggaagaggtggaggcagaggaggaggaagaggagggccaAATGGAGGAGGGAATAGAGGTTTAaatggaagttttggtggctcAGACCCGTGGTGGCAAAGACCTGGAGGTGATCATGGCCCACGCAGTGGCAACAATAGAGGTTTCTACCAGTCAGGAACATCTACTATGGAGGGGTCTGACATTGATGGGCCTAGCTGGCGAAGGGAGGAAATGAACAGGGATTTGGGACATACCAGTGAAGACCAGGACACTCGACCTAAAAAACCCAGGAAGTTCAGCCAGGAGTCAAGGAGAGGAGAACAAGATGACAAGGACGTAAAAGGGACTCAGGCTGCAGCAGAAGGCAGAAGGTCTACTGACACCAAAGCAGAAAACTTTCCTTCAGAAACCAGGGAAAGAAGTCAGAAGAGCAGGAGAGGTCCAGACGCAAACTCCCACCATGACGACCCTCAAAAGAAATACACTGAGGCAAAGCGACGCCAGGGACCGATCAAGCCACCCAAACCACCATCTCAAGAAGAAACGGGCTCAGAGAGAGGAGCCAGGGGCCAAGATGGCTCTGGCCACGGCAGATCATCTCAGGATCCTGCCAGGGACGAAGCCACCTGGAAGGCTGGAAGAGGCCAGGGACGACGGACACCGCTACAGgacagagggcagaggagaacGCACCACCAAGACCACAAGCCTGGACAGAGGAACTGGGACAGGGTGCCAAAGAGCaaggagacacagacag gctgtctgatcgaACAGTTGTCTGAGGAGAAGTATGAGTGCATGGTGTGTTGTGACATTATCCGGCTCATGGCTCCGGTGTGGAGCTGCCAGAGTTGCTTCCACGTCTTCCATCTGAACTGCATCAAGAAGTGGGCCAGATCCCCGGCCTCGCAGGCAGACG ATTCAACTGAAGGTTGGCGCTGCCCAGCCTGCCAGAATGTTGCACTCAAACACCCGACCTCCTATACCTGCTTCTGTG ggaaAGTGACGAACCCGGAGTGGCAGCGCAGTGAGATCCCCCACAGCTGCGGTGACATGTGTGGGAAGAAGAGGAGCGGAGCGGACTGCAACCACCCATGTAACAT CTTGTGTCACCCTGGACCGTGTCCTCAGTGCCCTGCCTTTATAACGAAAGCCTGCATCTGTGGGAGGACCAG TCAGCCAATGCGCTGCGGCCAGGCTGCAGTCCTTCAGTGTGACAAGGTGTGCGGTGCGGCGCTCAACTGTGACGAACACACCTGTGCCCAGGTGTGCCACAGCGGGGCGTGTCAGCCCTGCCAGCTACAGGTTCAGCAGG TTTGTTACTGTGGCGTTACCTCCCGTGACGTTCTGTGTGGCACAGATAAAGAAGGGTTTGACGGTTCTGGACATTTCTCCTGTCAGAAACCATGTGGGAA GATGCTGGACTGTGAAGCCCACCGGTGCCAGCAGGTGTGCCACCGCGGGCCGTGCCAGCCGTGCCCGCTCTCCCCCAGCCTGGTGAAGGCCTGTCCCTGTGGGCAGACCCCGCTGGCCAAGCTCCTGGAGCTGGGCTACGCAGAGCGACAAAGCTGCTCGGACCCCATCCCCTCCTGTGGAAAGACGTGCAGCAAGCCCCTGGCCTGCGGCTCCAGCG ACATCATTCATATGTGTGAGAAGCTGTGCCATGAAGGAAGTTGCGGGCCCTGCTCCCTTACCTCCACTATCAGATGTAGATGCGGCTTCAAGACCAAG GAGGTCCCATGTGCAACAATCCATAATGAAG ATCAGCTTGTCTTCACTTGTGAGAGGCGATGCAACAAGAAACGCTCCTGTGGCCGACACAAGTGTGGCGAGCTGTGTTGTGTG AGCTTGGAGCACAAATGCCCCCTGATCTGTGGCTACAAGCTCAACTGTGGCCTCCACCGCTGCCAGGAGCCCTGTCACCGTGGAAACTGTGAACCCTGCTGGCAATCCA GTTTTGATGAGCTGACGTGTCACTGTGGGCTAAGTGTCTTGTACCCGCCCATCGCCTGTGGCACCAAGCCTCCGGAGTGCAAGAACCTGTGCACTAGAAGGCACGAGTGTGACCACCCAG tgtttcacaacTGCCACAGCGAAGAGAAGTGTCCACCTTGCACGTACCTCACTCAGAAGTGGTGCATGGGGAAGCACGAG CAACGCAGCAACATCCCGTGTCATCTGCAAGACATCTCATGCGGCCTCACTTGTAACAAGGTGCTGCCGTGTGAAATGCACCACTGCAGGCGTATCTGCCACCGGGCCGAGTGCCTGGCAGAAGGCGGCTGCCACCAGCCGTGCGCCCTGCCTCGTCCAGACTGCGGCCACCCATGTTCTGCTCCCTGCCATAAAGGCAGCAGCTGCCCACGCACCTCCTGCACTGCCAAG GTGGCACTACAGTGTGATTGCGGTCGAAGAAAAGAAACAGTGGTGTGCACAGAGGCGGCCAATTCATATCAGAG GTATGCAGCCATTGCCATGGCCAGCAAACTGTCTGACATGCAGCTCGGCGACTCTGTGGACATCGGCCAGCTCATCACGAAGAAGGAGCTGAAGCAGACCAG GCTTGAGTGTGACCAGGAGTGCGCTACACTGGAGAGGAACAGGCGCTTGGCGGAGGCTTTGCAGATTGACTCCACTGCAGATCCATTCAACATCCGCTCCACCTCCGTATACAGCGACAGCCTCAAAGAGGATgccag aaaaGACCTGAAATTTGTCACAGAAGTAGAAGAGGAGATCAAGAATCTTGTTGAGCTTGCTAATAAG GGAAAGCAGCCGAAGAGGAGCCACTGTTTCCCGCCCATGAACAGAGAGCACCGCAAGATCGTCCACGAGCTCGCCGAGACGTACGGCGTGGAAAGCGTGAGCTACGACAGCGAGCCCAAACGCAATGTGGTCATCACAGCCCACAA GGGGAAGTCGGCCTGTCCGAACTCGACGCTGACATcgctgatagagagagagacgactGCAAGAGCCCCTCCCCCCATCGCTCATATCAAACAGCACAGCAGCAA GGCTGTGACTGGAAGTACCTGGTCGAAGATGGTTAAAGAAGAACCTGTGATAGATTATTTCGACGTCCAGGACTGA